A region of Anguilla anguilla isolate fAngAng1 chromosome 18, fAngAng1.pri, whole genome shotgun sequence DNA encodes the following proteins:
- the ttl gene encoding tubulin--tyrosine ligase, producing MNLPMYTFVARDDNSSIYAEVSKILISTGHWKRLKKDNPRFNLMLGERNRLPFGRLGHEPGLVQLVNYYRGADKLCRKASLVKLIKTSPELSDSCNWFPESYIIYPTNLKTPVAPAKNGISHLKSNPKTDEREVFLASYHQKRENEEGSVWIAKSSAGAKGAGILISSDANQLLEYIDNQGQVHVIQKYLEKPLLLEPGHRKFDIRSWVLVDHQYNIYLYKEGVLRTSSEPYNSSDFQDKTSHLTNHCIQKEHSQNYGRYEEGNEMFFDEFREYLLGSHNVSLEGVILPQIKQIIRSCLACIEPTISTKHLSYQSFQLFGFDFMVDESFKVWLIEINGAPACAQKLYPELCQGIVDVAISSVYTLNESIPSSASSSCSSPKPRPAYHQGPFIKLYVCSSSGVAGGDGRVPSL from the exons ATGAATCTTCCAATGTATACATTCGTCGCCCGAGATGACAACAGTAGCATCTATGCCGAAGTTTCCAAAATCCTGATTTCCACCGGGCACTGGAAGAGACTGAAAAAAGATAACCCCAGATTCAACCTGATGCTGGGAGAAAGGAACAGGCTCCCGTTTGGAAGGCTAG GGCACGAACCAGGACTGGTGCAGCTGGTGAATTATTACAGAGGAGCCGACAAGTTGTGCCGTAAAGCGTCTTTGGTAAA ATTAATCAAGACCAGTCCAGAGCTGTCCGATTCCTGCAACTGGTTCCCAGAATCATACATCATCTACCCCACAAACCTCAAGACCCCAGTGGCCCCAGCCAAAAATGGCATAAGCCACTTAAAGAGTAACCCGAAAACGGATGAGAGAGAAGTTTTCCTGGCTTCCTATCACCAAAAGCGGGAAAACGAGGAGGGATCAGTGTGGATAGCGAAATCTTCTGCTGGAGCCAAAG GTGCTGGGATTTTAATATCTTCTGATGCCAATCAGTTGCTGGAGTACATTGATAATCAAGGCCAGGTCCATGTCATTCAGAAATACCTGGAAAAACCCCTTCTGCTGGAACCAGGTCATCGCAAATTTGACATCAG GAGCTGGGTGCTGGTTGACCATCAGTACAACATCTACCTGTACAAAGAGGGGGTGCTGAGAACGTCCTCTGAGCCCTACAACAGCTCTGACTTCCAGGACAAGACCAGCCACCTGACCAATCACTGCATCCAGAAGGAGCACTCCCAAAACTACGGCCGATACGAAGAGGGAAACGAGATGTTCTTCGATGAGTTCCGCGAGTATCTGCTCGGCTCCCACAATGTTTCCCTCGAGGGGGTTATTTTACCTCAGATCAAACAGATCATAAG GAGCTGCTTGGCCTGTATCGAGCCCACAATCAGCACCAAGCACCTGTCCTATCAGAGCTTCCAGCTCTTCGGCTTTGACTTCATGGTTGACGAGAGCTTCAAGGTCTGGCTGATCGAAATCAACGGTGCCCCTGCATGTGCCCA aaaactgTATCCAGAGTTGTGTCAGGGAATCGTGGATGTAGCAATATCCAGTGTCTACACCTTGAATGAATCCATCCCATCCTCGGCCTCCTCCTCTTGCTCCTCCCCTAAACCAAGACCGGCCTATCACCAGGGCCCGTTCATCAAACT ATACGTCTGCTCATCATCCGGAGTGGCAGGCGGGGACGGGAGGGTCCCCTCACTCTGA